A window of Formosa sp. Hel1_31_208 contains these coding sequences:
- a CDS encoding VWA domain-containing protein: MKQKNNFKKGFVFKSYEVLNQSPFEKLFEIFKELITHTSGDFDEAIDWLRQLDKEYELTTAEYTIDDFIEDLKTKGYIKEDIDPDGNSGMAITAKTERAIRQQALDHIFGKIKRSGQGNHKSKSPGLGDEHTGDFRNYHFGDALDKVSMTESLRNAQINHGIGNFKLTEDDLVVEETLHKSQMSTVLMIDISHSMILYGEDRITPAKKVAMALAELITTRYPKDTLDIIVFGNDAWQIQIKDLPYLKVGPYHTNTVAGLQLAMDLLRRKRNTNKQIFMITDGKPSCLRLPDGQYYKDSNGLNPYITNKCYAMAQQARKLHIPITTFMIAQDQYLMQFVQEFTRANQGKAFYTGLKGLGEMIFEDYETNRKKRIKG, from the coding sequence ATGAAACAGAAAAATAATTTCAAAAAAGGCTTCGTTTTTAAGTCATACGAAGTCCTTAACCAGTCGCCCTTTGAAAAGCTTTTTGAAATCTTTAAAGAGCTTATCACCCATACTTCAGGTGACTTTGACGAAGCTATAGATTGGCTGCGCCAATTAGATAAGGAATACGAGTTAACTACAGCTGAATATACCATTGATGATTTTATAGAAGACCTTAAAACCAAGGGGTATATCAAAGAAGATATTGACCCTGATGGTAATAGTGGAATGGCAATTACAGCTAAAACCGAACGTGCTATCCGACAACAAGCTTTAGATCATATCTTCGGAAAAATTAAACGAAGTGGTCAAGGGAATCACAAAAGTAAAAGTCCTGGCTTAGGTGACGAGCATACAGGAGATTTTAGAAACTATCATTTTGGGGATGCTTTAGATAAAGTATCTATGACCGAAAGTTTGCGAAATGCGCAAATTAATCATGGTATAGGGAATTTCAAATTAACAGAAGATGATTTAGTCGTCGAAGAAACCCTTCATAAATCTCAAATGAGCACGGTGCTTATGATCGATATTAGCCACAGTATGATATTGTATGGTGAAGATCGCATCACTCCAGCAAAAAAAGTGGCTATGGCTTTAGCCGAACTCATTACAACCCGCTACCCTAAAGATACACTGGATATTATTGTCTTCGGGAATGATGCCTGGCAAATACAAATAAAAGATTTGCCGTATTTAAAAGTAGGCCCTTATCATACCAATACGGTTGCTGGTCTGCAATTAGCGATGGATCTTTTAAGACGAAAACGCAATACGAATAAACAGATTTTTATGATTACCGATGGAAAACCAAGTTGCTTGCGTTTGCCTGACGGACAATACTATAAAGATAGTAACGGACTTAACCCTTACATTACCAATAAGTGTTATGCTATGGCACAACAAGCTCGGAAACTGCACATACCCATCACCACATTCATGATTGCACAAGACCAGTATTTAATGCAGTTTGTGCAAGAATTTACCAGAGCTAATCAAGGTAAAGCCTTTTATACAGGGTTGAAAGGATTGGGTGAAATGATATTTGAAGATTACGAAACAAACAGAAAAAAAAGAATTAAAGGATAA
- a CDS encoding Crp/Fnr family transcriptional regulator codes for MSRCEQCIVKEFNSLKSLTKDELIRISGCKTSRTVKKGDVIFEEGDIINGVYCVKDGICKLSKLSANGKDQIVKLVVKGDLLGKNSLIREESTNLSAIAINDMELCFIPRQEILNDLQKNPNFTMDVLKTMAKDLKDSEDIIVNMAQKSVKQRLADILVYIYNSFGVDENGYLNVVLSREDYANVVGTATESAIRILSQFKKKGLISTEGKQIKIEKLQKLKLIE; via the coding sequence ATGAGTAGATGCGAGCAGTGTATCGTAAAAGAATTTAATTCCTTAAAATCACTAACAAAAGATGAGTTAATACGAATTTCAGGTTGTAAAACGTCACGAACTGTTAAAAAAGGCGATGTTATTTTTGAAGAAGGTGACATTATAAATGGCGTGTATTGTGTAAAGGATGGTATTTGCAAATTATCTAAACTTAGCGCCAATGGTAAGGATCAGATTGTAAAGTTAGTTGTAAAAGGTGATCTATTAGGAAAGAACTCTTTAATAAGGGAGGAATCTACAAACTTAAGTGCCATTGCCATAAACGATATGGAACTTTGCTTTATACCGAGACAAGAGATTTTAAATGATTTACAAAAAAATCCGAATTTCACCATGGATGTTTTGAAGACAATGGCCAAAGATCTTAAAGATTCTGAGGATATTATTGTTAATATGGCTCAAAAATCTGTGAAGCAGCGTTTAGCAGACATTCTCGTATACATTTATAATAGTTTTGGTGTTGATGAAAATGGCTATCTTAACGTGGTGCTTTCCAGAGAAGATTATGCCAATGTGGTCGGTACGGCCACAGAATCGGCTATTAGAATTTTATCGCAATTTAAGAAAAAAGGTCTCATCTCGACTGAAGGGAAACAGATTAAAATTGAGAAACTACAGAAATTGAAACTTATAGAATAA
- a CDS encoding heavy metal translocating P-type ATPase metal-binding domain-containing protein, which yields MEQTTCFHCGDDCNNTIINYNDKSFCCNGCKTVYEIFSENDLTCYYDLQASPGAIPKEIEGKYDFLTHENIIEKLTEFNDDNTQIATFYIPHIHCSSCIWILENLNKLNAGISTSQVNFGKKTVRVTYNVSSTSLKEVVLLMSAIGYEPYISLDDYKTGRQNVNRSLTYKLGVAGFAFGNVMFLSFPEYFEVGEFWLEKYKHLFRWIMFAFSLPVVFYAGQDYFISAYKGLRSKLLNIDVPIALGIVVLFLRSTAEIIFDLGSGFFDSLTGLIFFLLLGKYFQQKTYSFLSFERDYKSYFPIAVTKINATGIETPIQVYDIKKGDRLLIRNEELIPVDGILIHGKARIDYSFVTGESETLSKQSGDKLFAGGKQTSGVLEMEAIKSVEQSYLTQLWSNDVFSKNKEDGFTNVTNAISKRFTIAVLSIAIIATTYWLIVDASKAMNVFTAVLIIACPCAIALSAPFTFGNLLRIFGKLKFYVKNASVIEQLAAINTIIFDKTGTITSNKKSTASYDGVALSSTEETLLKNTLRGSNHPLSRTLYDVLAEHNIIALNHYEEHLGKGIEASHDADRIKIGSASFVGATETSALNTTVHISTNNTYKGKYTFYNSYRKGLSKLFNDLKKHYDLVILSGDNEGEFENLKKLLPSKTKLIFNQNPNDKLDYIKYHQSEGAKVLMIGDGLNDAGALAQSNVGIALSENVNVFSPACDAILDATKFKQLNSFISAAKSAIKIIKWSFALSFVYNIIGLYFAVTGQLAPVIAAILMPLSSISIVVFTTIATNFLGRRIE from the coding sequence ATGGAACAAACTACTTGTTTCCATTGTGGTGATGATTGTAACAACACCATAATTAACTACAACGACAAAAGTTTTTGCTGTAATGGCTGCAAGACGGTTTATGAGATTTTTTCAGAAAACGACTTGACGTGTTACTATGATTTGCAGGCATCTCCAGGCGCAATCCCTAAGGAAATTGAAGGGAAATATGATTTTCTGACTCATGAAAATATTATTGAAAAACTCACTGAATTTAATGATGACAACACGCAAATAGCCACATTTTACATTCCACATATTCATTGCAGTTCATGTATTTGGATTCTGGAAAACCTCAATAAATTGAATGCTGGCATCTCAACGTCTCAAGTTAATTTTGGAAAGAAAACAGTGAGAGTCACTTATAACGTTAGTAGTACTTCTTTAAAAGAGGTTGTACTGTTAATGAGCGCAATAGGATACGAACCTTATATCTCACTTGACGATTATAAAACAGGGCGCCAAAACGTCAATAGAAGTTTAACGTACAAATTAGGAGTTGCTGGTTTCGCCTTCGGAAATGTCATGTTTCTCTCATTTCCAGAATATTTTGAAGTCGGTGAATTTTGGCTCGAAAAATACAAACACCTATTTCGGTGGATCATGTTTGCCTTTTCATTACCAGTAGTCTTTTATGCAGGACAAGATTATTTCATTTCAGCATATAAAGGCTTGCGCTCGAAGTTATTGAATATCGACGTTCCTATTGCTTTAGGTATTGTCGTGCTATTTTTGAGAAGTACCGCAGAGATTATTTTTGATTTAGGTTCTGGATTTTTTGATAGTTTAACAGGACTCATTTTCTTTTTATTACTAGGAAAATATTTTCAACAAAAAACATACAGCTTCTTATCGTTTGAACGCGATTATAAGTCTTACTTTCCCATTGCAGTAACTAAGATTAATGCAACTGGAATAGAAACCCCAATTCAGGTTTATGATATAAAAAAGGGAGACCGCTTGTTAATTAGAAATGAAGAATTAATACCAGTAGACGGCATTCTTATTCATGGTAAAGCACGCATTGACTATAGTTTTGTGACTGGAGAATCTGAAACTCTTAGCAAACAATCAGGTGATAAATTATTTGCTGGCGGTAAACAAACCTCTGGTGTATTAGAAATGGAAGCCATAAAATCTGTTGAGCAAAGTTATCTCACACAATTATGGAGCAATGATGTCTTTTCTAAGAACAAAGAAGATGGCTTTACCAACGTAACCAATGCCATAAGTAAACGTTTTACTATCGCCGTTTTAAGTATTGCGATTATTGCTACCACGTATTGGCTAATCGTTGATGCATCCAAAGCAATGAATGTATTTACGGCTGTACTTATTATTGCTTGTCCTTGTGCTATTGCATTATCGGCACCGTTTACCTTTGGGAATCTGCTGCGTATCTTCGGAAAGTTAAAATTCTATGTAAAAAATGCATCTGTCATTGAGCAGTTAGCTGCAATAAATACCATAATTTTCGATAAAACAGGAACCATTACTTCCAATAAAAAGAGCACAGCAAGTTATGATGGTGTTGCACTCAGCTCTACTGAAGAAACCCTATTAAAAAATACGCTTCGAGGCTCAAACCATCCATTAAGTCGAACATTATATGACGTCTTAGCCGAACATAATATTATCGCCCTAAACCATTACGAAGAACACCTTGGAAAAGGAATTGAAGCATCTCATGATGCAGATCGTATTAAAATTGGCTCTGCATCTTTTGTTGGTGCAACGGAAACCTCTGCACTAAACACAACAGTTCATATTAGCACCAATAATACATATAAAGGGAAATACACCTTCTATAATAGCTATAGAAAGGGCTTGTCTAAATTATTTAATGATCTAAAAAAGCACTATGATTTGGTCATCCTATCAGGAGATAATGAAGGAGAATTTGAGAATCTGAAGAAACTTTTACCTTCTAAAACAAAACTAATCTTTAATCAAAACCCCAACGACAAACTAGACTATATAAAGTATCATCAATCTGAAGGGGCTAAGGTACTAATGATTGGTGACGGCCTTAATGATGCTGGCGCACTAGCACAAAGTAATGTTGGTATCGCCCTATCAGAAAATGTCAATGTATTCTCACCTGCCTGTGACGCGATTTTGGATGCCACAAAATTTAAACAATTAAATAGTTTCATTAGTGCCGCAAAAAGCGCTATCAAAATCATAAAATGGAGTTTCGCATTGTCTTTTGTTTACAATATCATTGGACTTTACTTTGCGGTAACAGGACAATTGGCTCCTGTTATTGCAGCTATTTTAATGCCTTTAAGTTCTATTAGTATTGTCGTATTTACAACGATCGCTACTAATTTTTTAGGTAGAAGAATAGAATGA
- the ccoS gene encoding cbb3-type cytochrome oxidase assembly protein CcoS, translated as MSVIYILLTISIIIAIVFFIAFITAVRNGQFDDSYTPSVRMLFEDELVKEQPKPSVKIKKTN; from the coding sequence ATGAGTGTTATATATATTTTACTGACTATCAGCATTATTATTGCTATTGTTTTTTTTATTGCTTTTATCACAGCAGTAAGAAACGGACAATTTGATGATAGCTATACACCTTCTGTTAGAATGCTTTTCGAGGATGAACTCGTTAAAGAGCAGCCTAAACCATCTGTTAAAATCAAAAAGACTAATTAA
- the ccoN gene encoding cytochrome-c oxidase, cbb3-type subunit I, with the protein MEVQQFHYDNKIVKNFLYATMLWGVVGMLVGLLLAFMFLFPNLTDGISWLSFGRLRPLHTNAVIFAFVGNAIFAGVYYSSQRLLKARMFSDALSKINFWGWQLIIVGAAITLPLGYTTSKEYAELEWPFDIAIALIWVVFGWNLIGTILKRRQRHLYVAIWFYIATFVTVAVLHIFNSLEMPVSGLKSYSVYAGVQDALVQWWYGHNAVAFFLTTPFLGLMYYFVPKAANRPVYSYRLSIVHFWSLIFIYIWAGPHHLLYTALPEWAQNLGVAFSVMLLMPSWGGMINGLLTLRGAWDKVRTDPVLKFMVVAITGYGMATFEGPMLSIKSMNAMAHFTDWIIAHVHVGALAWNGFLTFGMIYYLVPKLFKTKLHSLALANLHFWIGTLGIIFYALPMYVAGFTQWAMWKQFNPDGTLVYGNFLETVTEIIPMYWMRAIGGTLFLTGMIIMVVNVIITIRNGSKVTDELAEAAALKRVSKRRVAGEGWHTWLERKPVKLTLLATVAILIGGIVQIIPTLLVESNIPTISSVKPYTPLELEGRDIYIREGCVGCHSQMVRPFRNEVERYGEYSKAGEYVYDHPFLWGSKRTGPDLHRVGGKYSDNWHLNHMYDPQSTSSGSIMPAYQWIVRNELDKSQTEAKMEVMVTLGVPYTEDDIANAQQSMSDQGTQIEKNLYTDPDFAKSYEADKKAGGEAFIEMRNREIVAIIAYLQRLGTDIKVKDQEVTTIQN; encoded by the coding sequence ATGGAAGTACAACAATTTCATTACGATAATAAAATCGTTAAAAATTTCCTCTATGCCACTATGCTTTGGGGAGTTGTAGGAATGTTGGTAGGCTTACTACTCGCATTTATGTTTTTATTCCCAAACCTCACTGACGGTATTTCGTGGTTAAGTTTTGGTCGTTTAAGACCTTTACACACTAATGCAGTTATTTTTGCATTCGTAGGGAACGCTATTTTTGCCGGTGTTTATTATTCCTCACAACGATTACTTAAAGCAAGAATGTTTAGCGACGCCTTAAGCAAAATCAATTTCTGGGGTTGGCAGCTTATCATTGTTGGTGCGGCAATTACATTACCTCTGGGATACACAACCTCAAAAGAATATGCAGAATTAGAGTGGCCTTTTGATATTGCCATTGCACTAATTTGGGTTGTTTTTGGTTGGAATTTAATTGGCACAATTCTTAAACGTAGACAGCGCCATTTATATGTCGCTATCTGGTTTTACATCGCAACTTTTGTGACTGTTGCTGTACTGCATATTTTTAATAGTTTAGAAATGCCTGTGAGCGGACTTAAAAGTTACTCGGTATATGCAGGTGTTCAAGATGCCTTGGTACAATGGTGGTACGGACATAATGCTGTAGCATTTTTCTTAACAACTCCTTTCTTAGGACTAATGTATTATTTCGTCCCAAAAGCAGCGAATAGGCCTGTATACTCTTACAGACTATCTATTGTTCACTTTTGGTCTTTGATTTTCATATACATTTGGGCTGGTCCTCACCATTTATTATACACAGCGCTTCCTGAATGGGCTCAAAACCTTGGCGTCGCCTTTTCTGTGATGTTATTAATGCCGTCTTGGGGAGGAATGATAAATGGACTCCTTACACTTCGAGGTGCTTGGGATAAAGTGCGTACAGATCCTGTTTTAAAATTTATGGTTGTTGCAATTACTGGTTATGGTATGGCAACCTTTGAAGGCCCAATGCTTTCTATAAAAAGCATGAATGCCATGGCGCATTTTACGGATTGGATTATAGCGCACGTTCACGTAGGCGCTTTAGCATGGAATGGTTTCTTGACCTTTGGTATGATTTATTATCTCGTTCCGAAGTTATTTAAAACCAAATTACATTCTTTAGCCCTCGCCAATCTTCACTTTTGGATTGGAACGCTCGGAATTATTTTCTACGCACTTCCAATGTATGTTGCAGGATTTACACAATGGGCAATGTGGAAACAATTTAATCCAGATGGAACTTTAGTATATGGTAACTTCCTAGAAACAGTCACCGAAATTATCCCAATGTATTGGATGCGTGCCATTGGTGGCACCCTATTTCTTACAGGTATGATTATCATGGTTGTGAATGTTATTATCACGATTAGAAATGGTAGCAAAGTAACCGATGAACTAGCCGAAGCTGCTGCGCTTAAACGCGTCTCTAAAAGGCGTGTTGCTGGCGAAGGATGGCATACATGGTTAGAACGTAAACCTGTGAAATTAACACTGCTTGCTACAGTTGCTATCTTAATTGGGGGTATTGTACAAATAATTCCAACCTTACTCGTCGAATCTAATATTCCAACTATTAGTAGCGTAAAGCCTTACACACCATTAGAACTTGAAGGTAGGGACATCTACATCAGAGAAGGTTGTGTAGGTTGTCACTCTCAAATGGTAAGACCATTTAGAAATGAAGTAGAACGTTATGGTGAATACTCGAAAGCAGGTGAGTATGTTTATGATCACCCATTCCTTTGGGGAAGTAAACGTACAGGACCAGATTTACATCGTGTAGGTGGGAAATATTCTGACAACTGGCATTTAAATCATATGTATGATCCGCAAAGCACCTCATCTGGCTCTATCATGCCTGCATATCAATGGATTGTTAGAAATGAGCTTGATAAATCACAAACCGAAGCTAAAATGGAGGTTATGGTAACACTTGGTGTACCGTATACTGAAGATGACATTGCTAACGCACAACAATCTATGAGTGACCAAGGAACTCAAATAGAAAAGAACCTATACACAGATCCAGATTTTGCTAAATCTTATGAAGCAGATAAAAAAGCTGGAGGTGAAGCATTTATTGAAATGCGAAATAGAGAGATTGTAGCTATCATAGCATATTTACAACGTCTTGGTACAGATATTAAAGTAAAAGATCAAGAAGTTACAACAATTCAAAACTAA
- a CDS encoding CcoQ/FixQ family Cbb3-type cytochrome c oxidase assembly chaperone: protein MLKFVKNHMESITGIEIYPLISLIIFFSFFVILFWWVITAKKDYITTVSNIPLDNQNPSEL, encoded by the coding sequence ATGCTAAAATTCGTTAAAAATCACATGGAAAGCATCACAGGAATAGAAATCTATCCTTTGATTTCCCTTATTATATTTTTCAGTTTTTTCGTCATCTTATTTTGGTGGGTAATTACTGCAAAAAAAGACTACATCACTACAGTGAGTAATATTCCGTTAGACAACCAAAATCCATCAGAATTATGA
- a CDS encoding cbb3-type cytochrome c oxidase N-terminal domain-containing protein, with protein MRNIPSWIRIPIVFFIIFGLTEYVIDSGDEPAFIAEPLVGLFLVLVFLILVAIEAIVSAINNVLYQSLDEAARARIDAKQHEPSKLLSWINNTYTKLVGTKPIEEEHDLVLDHNYDGIKELDNDLPPWWLYGFYASIIFGAVYLARFHIFNGDNQFQELDAEIAQAKLDIEEYKKTAKDLVDFNTVTVLADASDLNAGKAIFETNCVVCHKSDGGGGIGPNLTDENWISGGGIKNVFKTISEGGRDGKGMIAWKQSLKPSEMAQVASYVLQFQGTTPAEPKAAEGDIWVNEEVSAEDIPVEAIEVKTDSVTSIKDN; from the coding sequence ATGAGAAATATACCTTCATGGATAAGAATACCTATTGTATTCTTTATCATTTTCGGACTTACAGAATACGTTATAGATTCTGGTGACGAACCTGCATTTATAGCTGAACCTTTAGTAGGATTATTTTTAGTACTTGTGTTTTTAATTCTTGTAGCTATTGAAGCTATTGTTAGTGCAATTAATAATGTACTATACCAAAGTTTAGATGAAGCCGCTAGAGCTAGAATTGATGCCAAACAACATGAGCCTTCTAAGCTTCTAAGTTGGATCAATAATACGTATACAAAGCTTGTTGGCACAAAACCAATCGAGGAAGAACACGATCTTGTTTTAGATCATAATTACGATGGTATTAAAGAGCTTGATAACGATTTACCGCCATGGTGGTTATATGGCTTTTATGCGTCTATAATTTTTGGTGCTGTTTACTTAGCAAGATTTCACATTTTTAATGGTGACAATCAATTTCAAGAATTAGATGCTGAGATTGCTCAAGCTAAACTTGATATTGAAGAATACAAAAAGACAGCAAAAGACTTAGTCGATTTCAATACGGTAACTGTTCTTGCAGATGCAAGTGATCTCAATGCCGGAAAAGCCATTTTTGAAACCAACTGTGTCGTATGTCATAAATCTGATGGTGGTGGCGGAATTGGCCCTAACCTCACCGATGAAAATTGGATTTCAGGAGGTGGCATCAAGAATGTATTTAAAACGATTTCAGAAGGTGGTCGCGATGGAAAAGGTATGATTGCATGGAAGCAAAGTTTGAAACCTTCGGAAATGGCACAAGTGGCGAGTTATGTTCTACAATTTCAAGGAACAACTCCAGCAGAACCTAAAGCAGCTGAAGGTGACATTTGGGTAAATGAAGAGGTTTCCGCAGAGGATATTCCAGTTGAGGCTATCGAAGTGAAAACGGATTCAGTTACTTCAATTAAAGACAATTAA
- the ccoG gene encoding cytochrome c oxidase accessory protein CcoG, which produces METPQNETFRDSIGTINEDGKRAWVYPKKPSGYYYEKRKIVSYGLLAFLFAAPFIKIGGNQFLMFNVLERRFNIFGFPFWPQDFHLFVISMLIGVVFVTLFTVGFGRIFCGWICPQTIFMEMVFRRIEYWIDGDRNKQRKLDRQKWDAEKIKKRLFKWFIFLVISFLIANVFLAYVIGSDKLIRYIVEGPIKHTSTLIPLIIFTAVFYFVFAWFREQVCIIACPYGRLQGVLLDNKSIVVAYDHKRGEGESGRKKFRKNEDREALGHGDCIDCLQCVNVCPTGIDIRNGTQLECVNCTACIDECDHIMDSIDLPKGLIRYASEDNIENKKKFKFTPRLKGYTAVLVILIGVLSGMLLLRNDVEARVLRLPGQLYEHKGETIISNVFTYKLINKTTDTIRNVSFKLREYKGEIKLVSTSDVFEVPAQGLAEGTLFIEIDKSELKGDKNKLMIEVYNNDELIETTTVNFLAPRSYK; this is translated from the coding sequence ATGGAAACGCCCCAAAACGAAACTTTTAGAGATTCTATTGGGACCATCAATGAAGATGGTAAACGTGCTTGGGTCTATCCAAAAAAACCTAGTGGGTATTATTATGAAAAACGCAAAATCGTTAGTTACGGACTTCTAGCATTTTTATTTGCTGCACCATTTATTAAAATTGGTGGGAACCAGTTTTTAATGTTCAATGTCTTAGAACGACGGTTTAATATCTTTGGCTTTCCATTCTGGCCTCAAGACTTTCATTTATTTGTCATATCCATGTTAATAGGTGTTGTTTTTGTAACGCTTTTTACGGTAGGTTTTGGACGTATTTTCTGCGGCTGGATTTGTCCGCAAACTATATTCATGGAAATGGTCTTCCGAAGAATAGAGTATTGGATTGATGGTGATAGAAATAAACAGCGAAAGCTAGATAGGCAAAAGTGGGATGCTGAAAAAATAAAAAAGCGGCTTTTTAAATGGTTTATATTTTTGGTAATCTCTTTCCTTATTGCTAATGTATTCTTAGCTTATGTCATTGGAAGTGATAAACTGATAAGATATATCGTAGAGGGCCCTATTAAACATACGAGCACACTCATACCTCTCATCATATTTACGGCAGTGTTCTATTTCGTATTTGCTTGGTTTAGAGAACAAGTATGCATTATCGCTTGTCCTTACGGAAGATTACAAGGTGTGCTACTCGACAATAAATCGATTGTTGTGGCTTATGACCATAAACGTGGTGAAGGTGAAAGCGGTCGCAAGAAGTTTAGAAAAAATGAAGACAGAGAAGCGCTTGGTCATGGTGACTGTATTGATTGTTTACAATGCGTTAATGTATGTCCGACAGGTATCGATATTAGAAATGGAACACAATTAGAATGTGTGAATTGTACCGCTTGTATTGACGAATGTGATCACATTATGGATAGTATCGACCTACCAAAAGGCTTGATTCGCTATGCAAGTGAAGATAATATTGAAAATAAAAAGAAATTTAAATTTACGCCAAGACTAAAAGGTTACACAGCCGTTTTAGTTATTTTGATAGGTGTTTTATCTGGTATGCTTTTACTGAGAAACGATGTAGAGGCAAGAGTACTGAGACTTCCGGGTCAACTATATGAACATAAAGGAGAAACTATTATTAGTAACGTATTTACCTATAAGCTGATAAATAAAACAACAGATACCATACGCAATGTGAGTTTTAAATTGCGTGAGTATAAAGGAGAGATTAAACTGGTATCCACATCAGATGTTTTTGAGGTTCCAGCACAAGGATTAGCCGAAGGCACCTTATTTATAGAAATAGACAAAAGTGAACTCAAAGGTGACAAAAACAAACTCATGATTGAGGTGTATAATAATGACGAACTTATAGAAACCACAACCGTGAATTTTTTAGCACCAAGGAGTTATAAATAA
- a CDS encoding FixH family protein has product MKLNWGTGVVLAFIGFISFILYFVVNIYTSKKYDTDLVTEDYYKAELQYQNDIDKENNATDLASNISWKRSESGLEILFPETLDFNQITGKVFLYRPSNKQLDFETTISLSKHNLLIPDKRLLDGRWNIRVDWQYNGKSYLFKKEIIY; this is encoded by the coding sequence ATGAAATTGAATTGGGGAACAGGAGTCGTATTAGCTTTTATAGGTTTTATTAGCTTCATCTTGTATTTCGTTGTTAATATATATACATCGAAAAAGTACGATACTGATTTGGTCACTGAAGATTATTACAAAGCCGAATTACAATATCAAAATGATATTGATAAAGAGAATAATGCAACAGATTTAGCATCAAATATTTCGTGGAAACGTTCAGAAAGCGGTTTAGAAATTTTGTTCCCTGAAACTCTGGATTTCAATCAAATCACTGGAAAAGTGTTCCTATATAGACCATCTAACAAACAATTAGACTTTGAAACTACAATTTCATTGTCTAAACACAATTTGCTCATACCTGACAAACGTTTGTTGGATGGTCGTTGGAACATAAGAGTTGATTGGCAATATAATGGAAAATCATATCTATTCAAAAAGGAAATTATTTACTAA
- a CDS encoding sulfite exporter TauE/SafE family protein produces MLWSALVFGLLGSFHCVGMCGPIAFMLPVDRSHTSKKVFQIFTYHFGRILAYSLIGLVFGLVGKGLYIFGIQQQLSIAIGILMILIVLIPTQTFNTYNFSKPIYRLISKVKSALGQALKKKTADTFLTIGFLNGFLPCGLVYMAVIASIATQNALQSSLYMALFGIGTIPLMTTAIYIGKFLNATVKQRIQKAIPVFVIIIGALFILRGLGLGIPYISPTPIVEMATSAIDCH; encoded by the coding sequence ATGCTCTGGTCTGCACTTGTTTTTGGTCTTCTAGGAAGCTTCCATTGTGTTGGAATGTGCGGTCCAATTGCATTTATGCTGCCGGTAGATAGAAGTCATACATCAAAAAAAGTATTTCAGATATTCACCTATCATTTCGGAAGAATTCTCGCCTATAGCTTAATAGGTTTGGTATTTGGTTTAGTAGGTAAAGGTTTATATATTTTTGGAATCCAACAGCAACTCTCTATAGCCATTGGTATATTAATGATTCTTATTGTCTTAATACCCACACAAACATTTAATACCTATAATTTCTCTAAACCCATCTACAGGTTAATTTCTAAAGTGAAATCGGCTCTAGGGCAGGCTTTAAAAAAGAAGACTGCTGATACGTTTTTAACCATCGGATTTTTAAATGGTTTTCTTCCTTGTGGTCTAGTCTATATGGCGGTTATTGCATCTATAGCCACTCAAAACGCGCTTCAAAGTAGTCTTTATATGGCGTTATTTGGGATTGGAACCATTCCGTTGATGACTACAGCCATCTATATTGGTAAATTTCTAAATGCAACTGTTAAACAGCGCATCCAAAAAGCCATCCCTGTGTTTGTGATTATTATTGGTGCGTTATTTATCTTAAGAGGATTAGGATTAGGCATTCCTTACATCTCTCCTACTCCTATTGTAGAAATGGCAACCAGTGCGATTGATTGCCATTAA